One stretch of Eupeodes corollae chromosome 2, idEupCoro1.1, whole genome shotgun sequence DNA includes these proteins:
- the LOC129944759 gene encoding uncharacterized protein LOC129944759: protein MEDLRKILSEDYTLQEQSEYDTYSEIEKSQYQATYTTLTNGSDNFSAPIDNIDNNPEVNLGVRTLDSSIDIFNDIKLLIKEEVKKRVAEHCCSHLSHDSAEGSTPSSPSSNTSFISNPPSPSVTFGSFDIDAILQLFPSGNFVINEFQQLNRIGDSSRAILLECITNWLLKNNQSVTRKEFQYIATKIHDRFNEDPNIYFIPPKKGSKENPSGRLYCRYYNLKRRHRKIGFCAFNNEPGCSSSSIYVNPVLDEEEVEFLNDDISVDVKWLQIHKEPWEEVKFKWQQTHKARQLDIKKQNFPDILNIWPLLKHSAGVTLINIDFEILFPGKQSLLIEKWDSFKSAILPVFNEKIKDKNCHDLLCQLNKKNFLRDPEDILIINLLHAILPPTTRQAAVSSEKKKKFLKPTIKDSQQSLVVEVGEVNDFNPTIDRIATKVRQQGQNLQPLIIQCRYDNTYLVYFNEIKYKFQNFLPALDTCFKIFFALNLKYPIQCKSVWLFIQKFFFQIETSERVSPDVIILIESLKK, encoded by the exons ATGGAGGATCTAAGAAAAATACTGAGTGAAGACTACACTCTTCAAGAACAGTCAGAGTATGATACATATTCTGAAATAGAAAAATCGCAATACCAGGCCACCTATACTACTCTTACTAACGGATCTGATAATTTTTCAGCTCCAATAGATAATATCGATAACAATCCTGAAGTCAATTTA GGAGTTCGCACTTTAGATTCATCgatagacatttttaatgatattaaacttttaataaaagaagaagtaaaaaaacGTGTAGCAGAGCATTGTTGTTCACATTTGTCTCACGATTCGGCAGAAGGTTCAACGCCATCGTCTCCTTCATCCAATACCTCATTCATATCAAATCCACCATCACCTAGTGTCACTTTTGGTAGCTTC GACATCGATGCAATACTTCAATTATTTCCATCCggaaattttgtaataaatgaaTTTCAGCAATTAAACAGAATTGGAGATTCGTCACGAGCAATTTTGCTGGAATGCATCACAAATTGGCTGCTTAAAAATAATCAATCAGTGACCCGAAAAGAATTTCAATATATTGCAACAAAAATACATGATCGATTTAACGAAGACCCT AATATTTATTTCATACCACCTAAGAAGGGCTCAAAGGAAAATCCTTCAGGACGTTTGTACTGCCGGTATTATAACTTAAAGCGTCGTCATAGAAAAATTGGTTTCTGTGCATTCAATAACGAACCTGGCTGTAGTTCCAGTTCAATTTATGTAAATCCTGTTTTGGATGAGGAAGAAGTAGAATTTTTAAatg aTGACATTTCGGTGGATGTCAAGTGGCTTCAGATTCATAAAGAACCTTGGGAGGAGGTTAAATTTAAATGGCAACAAACCCATAAGGCGAGACAACTGgatataaagaaacaaaatttccctgacattttaaatatttggccTTTGCTCAAGCACTCGGCTGGAGTAACACTG ATCAATATTgatttcgaaattttatttCCGGGAAAACAAAGTCTTCTTATTGAAAAATGGGACAGTTTTAAATCAGCAATTCTACCAGTTTTTAATGAGAAGATTAAAGATAAAAACTGCCACGACCTTCTTTGTCagttaaacaagaaaaattttttaagag atccagaagatattttaattataaacctGCTCCACGCCATCCTACCGCCAACAACCCGACAAGCAGCTGTTTcaagcgaaaaaaaaaaaaagtttttgaagccAACTATTAAGGACTCCCAGCAGTCATTGGTGGTTGAAGTAGGGGAAGTTAATGATTTCAACCCCACCATCGATAGAATTGCTACGAAGGTGAGGCAACAAGGGCAAAACCTACAGCCGCTTATAATTCAATGTAGGTATGATAACACATATTTAGTATATTTTAacgaaattaaatataaatttcaaaactttttaccTGCGTTAGACacttgctttaaaattttttttgcacTTAATCTCAAATATCCAATCCAATGTAAATCTGTTTggctttttatacaaaaatttttttttcaaattgaaacctCTGAGAGAGTATCGCCTGATGTCATAATCCTCATAGaatcgttaaaaaaataa
- the LOC129948177 gene encoding uncharacterized protein LOC129948177, producing the protein MFTNRARCAANAIKTTKALVESDEFGELSYLHAKLRLTALEADWAKFQALTDDTLDVVSKRDLPKVLQEYETTRVDYFLANAALQEKVAATCPHTESQPSTGDDSRQIQIQVNMPFQQQDVTNTWGQFDGAYTKWIGFRDMFEAAVHNNEKISPAFKFSYLKKALVGDAAATLGEWQLTEENYNDAWERLNSVYDKKYLIGRDHLRQLLDLPELRNRPSACALQAMANGTHEVMRQLKALGHPVEHWDFFVIHILTEKLDPETARQWELQRDSDHPRLATMLAFIDKQAAALSNVSNARQRSHGQGHPREAAALGQRQRQKPSRDEVRPCEVCNESHRLWECPDFIALSLRGRTDYVGRRAICANCLKHGHKENNCFMRGCVRCLGAPKHNIYLCPKREVNKPALAVVADDVASGSVARRRTKNKAD; encoded by the coding sequence ATGTTCACGAATAGAGCGCGCTGTGCAGCCAATGCCATCAAGACCACCAAGGCCCTTGTGGAGTCAGATGAATTTGGGGAGTTATCATACCTCCATGCCAAATTGCGTTTGACCGCATTGGAAGCAGATTGGGCCAAGTTTCAAGCTCTAACCGACGACACGCTAGATGTGGTTAGCAAGAGAGACTTGCCAAAGGTCTTACAAGAATATGAAACCACGAGAGTGGATTACTTTCTGGCCAATGCAGCACTCCAAGAAAAAGTAGCAGCCACATGCCCGCATACCGAGAGCCAGCCGAGTACAGGTGACGATAGCCGTCAGATCCAAATACAGGTCAATATGCCGTTCCAACAGCAGGATGTTACTAATACATGGGGTCAGTTCGACGGAGCTTATACCAAATGGATAGGCTTCCGTGATATGTTCGAGGCAGCAGTGCACAACAATGAGAAGATCTCGCCTGCCTTCAAGTTCTCGTACTTAAAGAAAGCTCTTGTTGGCGATGCCGCAGCCACTCTCGGTGAATGGCAACTAACCGAGGAGAACTATAATGATGCTTGGGAACGGCTAAATAGCGTGTACGATAAAAAATATCTCATTGGGCGCGACCACCTGCGCCAACTATTGGATCTGCCAGAGCTGCGCAATCGTCCCTCCGCATGCGCCCTACAAGCCATGGCTAACGGCACTCATGAGGTTATGAGACAACTAAAGGCGTTGGGTCACCCAGTCGAGCACTGGGATTTTTTCGTGATCCACATCCTCACCGAAAAACTTGACCCAGAGACAGCACGCCAATGGGAACTGCAGCGAGATTCCGACCATCCCAGGCTGGCGACCATGCTCGCATTTATCGACAAACAGGCAGCAGCATTGTCGAATGTCTCAAATGCCCGTCAGCGGAGTCACGGACAGGGGCACCCGCGGGAAGCCGCTGCTCTCGGTCAGCGACAAAGGCAGAAGCCAAGTAGAGACGAGGTAAGGCCATGCGAGGTATGCAATGAGAGCCACAGGTTATGGGAGTGCCCCGACTTTATAGCCCTCTCTTTAAGAGGCAGAACAGATTACGTTGGAAGACGCGCAATCTGTGCAAACTGCCTAAAGCATGGGCATAAAGAGAATAATTGCTTTATGCGCGGCTGCGTCAGATGTCTGGGGGCTCCTAAGCACAACATCTACCTCTGTCCAAAACGAGAGGTAAACAAGCCGGCACTTGCTGTTGTGGCAGATGACGTTGCCTCCGGATCGGTAGCCAGGCGACGCACCAAGAATAAAGCCGATTGA